DNA sequence from the Uloborus diversus isolate 005 chromosome 1, Udiv.v.3.1, whole genome shotgun sequence genome:
aatattgtaattaaactgctttggttaacaactaattattttctccatgcattttctattgtatgtgattaattaatttttttgtcatattgtgagtttttgccagtttctgccgtaTATGTGGCAAAAAGTGGTTTTTGCCTTGCCgattttaaccggtttctaccagtggttttaaccacctcagcaaaaacttgccaaccctggttcttggaaaccagggttcgaaaatatcataatatttttaaaaatgttgaaaatatccgatattatgtgatatatatcggatattttgatgtatatctgatattttcaattagcacaaacaaaagtcttcaaaatagtaaatgcattctcaaatcactctttattttcttatattacaattacaatatgtagattaaaaattaatgtttctttcattatttatatctcatatttcagtttaaatttctatcaattttaatggagttcatttagcattagctgttttacacatttttcttctgttagctactttcacagttatatgattcagaaataaataatttgcattaGTCGGTGAACAGTCAAAAatacatttcctttttttcttatcaatgtttaaattttaatttggcacttttaatatgaattaaaattcttacattactagtaattttatgaatataaaatacaagtaaaaaagtgagattatattactttgttatattagtgATGTATTAACATtacaaaaatatagtacataacttttggttatttttaataataaatgtacaatattactatgattaatatactttttatattaaaaatactatagttgaaaaaataaatatagaaaatatcaaaatatcatcaaaataaatatcggatatataccaTGATGTGTATCATAATATTTATAGactgatatatatcagcgaaccctgTTGGAAACATTTTCGTTTTTGTACAGGTCATAATCAAAAGCGCTTGAAATGTAAAATTACATTTGAGATTAATGGTATCTTCCTCTTAAAAGTCGTTTTTGGGCAAATAAAGGATATATTATGTAGAAAATTACAGTATACTTTAAGCTTTATaagtgaaaaagaaatttctaactaGTATAATAGCagacataaatgaaaaaattttatttttctcatcaatATCAATGGTTTTCAGGGGTTGATTCAGACACAAATTAGGTCCACTTTGCTGCCTCATCACAAATTTCTGTCATAAAAGTGCCCACTTCACACAATTTCATAAAATAAGGCCTTTCAGAAAATGTCAtttgtaaaaacagttctttgagCACTTTTAAGCTCAATCAGTTCATCTGAAAGCAaaactttagtaaaaaaaaaaagcctcctgCTTTCAAGTCATTCCCAGTGAAGTCCTCTGGACCAAAGAAATAGAGCCGTTATATGTAATGAAAGATTCTGAAAAGATTTTCAAAGGCCAACAACACTTGAAAGAAACATACTCAAAAACTTGGACACTTTCATGATTTTAAGCTAATCTCttttaactaaaaaagaaaacCAAAGAGTGCAATACAgctatacaaagttaaaaaacaatttttcattgatattagttcagaattaaaaattaatcaagaaAAATACTGCTTGCAACAACAAAATCTTGACAAAAATCGAGattttaaacatgaaattttcTGGTGCACAAGCATTTCAGATAATAAAGCTATTTAAAACCATGGaaaggtaaatggcagtatctgcataaatgaatttttgaggtatttgatgTAACTAATTTTAGTTTCCCATACTAACTGTAAGAAAATTTTGGACATTGCGACgcctttgataaaaataaattacttacaATTATTTGGAATTCTTAGTAGTAACtgctgaaaaaaatgtttctataaatATACATCTTATGCGCACATTTTACctgaaaagataaaatttttcataaaaataaaacttttttgcagttttgttttATGTATGTTGCTAAAATGGCTCATTTCTGTTTTCTGAAAATGTCCTTTTTGTTTCATAGCTGAACTTTTCCAGCAGCTTTCAAAGGCTTTAGAAATACTTTTGGATAGCTCTGCAAGAGTAAGAAAAAGTTTTACTTCCTTATCAGTATACGTTCATACATGCTATCTATATATTATTTTACtataatatatttgtttaaaaatttcacatttcatttattttttcaaaagacattagttttgaaatgtttttgtttgttttttccttattattaaaatatgagtgatttattattattattattattttatttattgttttatttttacaggctGCATATGATAAAGTTCTGAATGCTAGAAAAGCTTCACAAATAAGGAACAAAGAATTAGATAGTAAACGAAGAAAACTAAAAGAAggtaacatatttttttgctttgataTGATTAGTCATAAAGATTTGTAAACTTCTTTTATACTGTGTGCTACGTTATTTTCTGTGTTCTTAAGTTTTTGGACAGTAAAAATATCAATCTCCTTTCTTCATGTTGAATGTTGGTATTTATATCTAAGTCATCACTCCCATTCCCAAACCTTGAATCTTCATTTCAACAACTATACCCTCACTCACTGTTTGCCTTAGAACTATACTATGGTTTCCTCAGTTTGATAATAGAACGCCGAGTGGTGTCATTTCGACGCTGGTCAACACTAAGTGAGATATTCgaacaaaataaatgcaatattcgttttaatatctttttaatttatgaatagtaataaaataataaaatgacatcaAGTTGATTGATAGATGAATTATTATAtctataggaaaaaaaattacgcagaatatatttttcagaaaaacttacCTACATCATAATTTATATGTTTGGGGCACTTTCCATATACTACTCTTTTACCTCTTTTacaggaaaaacatattttgattgCCACAtttccaatacatttttttacctgacattttttgctttttggtgggttgttattttgaaatttatcttcattcctttttttttccctgcaAATTACTAATATATTCTCTGCGCATTTCGCCCTTTTCTGcgagacatttttaaattttcaaactataaCTATATAAAACGCTTGAATAAAAAGCATCATAAATAATGCAAAGAGCTGACAACACATATGCAAGTGCATCAACtatttcagcaaaaaagaaaatcaaaagccCAATGCAATTGATAAATCACAACACATGAGTGCTCTTATGGCATCAAAAACTATCACGTGATAAGCAGGtgtaaagaattaaaatttgctTACAGGCATTGGTGACaaggttggcaagtttctgccaaggtggTTGAAACCACTGGTAGAagccggttaaaaccggcatgacaaaaacccctttctgccacatttgtggcagaaaggggttctCTCTGCAGCTCTGCAGCTGTCTCTAAGAAAAGGtggattgaaaatataaatgatttcttaatttaatatgaatagaGGAGTAATAACAGAATACTCTCGCAACAGAAGAACTAGATGGCATTGCCATCAAGGATCCAGCAaagattcatgaaactttcatcaattgtatatattttttaatttggtccaCTATGTAATAACTGGGgtggttttaaaatttgacaggaaaaataagttttgggaaatagggtcaatttgttttctaaagctgtgatattaggtataAAATCGAGGAtcagcaagtaaaattctggcattttcttcttgagcacatgataattttaatcccaaGCATTTTAGATGACGTGTATAAGCTAGCAAATGACAACCAGTAACTGCCTGTTTAAATCTGTatgtcacttctttttcttaagtgCCCTTAAGATTCTCGTCCTTTAGATTAATACAAATGTTACGAGCATCTGCAGTTAAACAGTTCTCTTCCTgatcaaactaaatcaagggcaatgagttctattttttacaatgatgaaatggaattatattttttaatttacttaaacaactattattttgtaattacttgaattaataaagatgctttttaatttttgccagtttctgccggtttttaccagttataaccagtttctgccggcagaaagtaAACCCTGATTGGTGACCTTCAGTACTCTGACGTTTATTATAGAACTTCTGTTAAGAAAAAAGAACTATATTGGAGATAAAATGATTGCAGTGTCGAAATGACACCGTACCGGCATTCTAGAAAATTCACCCATAAAATCTAATTTCTCATAACTTTGTGCGTGAGTTTTCCTTACATATTAAATAAAAGTCACAAAAATTCGTATGGATCCCgtgcaaattttacattttgcataACTGTTAAAATACCGAGGTGTCAAAATGACACCTCTCGGCGTTCTAGTGTTAAGAAAATCACAATTTGTGCAAGACTATAACTCGTATTTTATGTGTCAGTAATGAAGTATATTAGACCTGTATGGTATGAGTACCTGGCTTGAAATGATTTTGAAATGTGTTTCAAGTAGATAACTGGACTTCAACATTTGGCCACAAACTTTTCATGCTCTTTTAATGCATATAGATAAATTGCTATTCCAGGGGCCTCATGGTTCAGACTGTGCTATTGAAACTTTTAGGGGAGGGAAAGGGGTTGTTTTTAGGATATTATTCTAATTTCtgaggggctcttgctttgggggtcTTTGTGACATTTAGGGGAAGGGGAGCACTCCTGGCTATGCTAGATCTTTTTTTATCAAAGTTGATTGTCTTTTCCTGTTACTTTGTCTTCTTTGTACATATTTTGTCCTCTTTTAAGTCTAATTGTACAATTAGTGTTGTAGTCTTGGTTCAAAAAGTGGACGGACATTCATAGTTGTGAACATAAGAgcaattgaaattaaaatcaagtagTGAGAGAACACCCTCCTACTGCCTTCCCCCTCAACCGGGAAGCACTACTGTAAATTCTTTGCAAAGAACTATCTTTGTACTCTTTGACTCAGATAAAATAATTATGCCCAGTCTATGCCTTGAGAAGAGTATCTGAGCAGCAAAACTCATATTTAAATTCGTTAGTTGGGCTTGTTGTGTCTAATCAGGATAGCTCCCCTCATACTTGCATTGGTGACAAGCAGTCCTACCCTGAATGTTGAGCATAACTCTTTAAAATTACCAGTACATCAAGCAATTGCTACTACTAATTTAGATTCTGtactttatttgaaatttgtATGAATTGTTTCCAAACTTCTTCAAAGATTATCCAGTTAGAAAATTATATGCAATATTGCATCCCATGTATTGctttcttcaaataaataatGAAGTATGTCAAGCCCGCAGTTGGCTTACAACTCGTCTAATTCTTACTACTCCTTTTTGTTCACTGATTGAGTAGAATGGTTGCAGTTGCAAGTTCCGTGAGCGCAGAAAAAGCAAGAAAGGTTTACAAGTTTCATCAATATTTTAAAGCTCTCGAAAATGTGtaaagtttttgaattaatattcaaTGTAATGCTGAACATGTTGTTTAGTTTTGTGTACTAGTACATTCAGAGGCATTCGCAGAGATTCAGTTATGGGGGTACCACTGCAACACCACTCTTGAACTAGTGGTACCAACTCTCTAGTGTAGTGTTGGTACCACTGCATCTAGACCAGTCATTTAAGGGAATCAGGGGAAGACCAATTACCACTCAACTCCTCTGCCTCCTGCAATGATGCTACtccatcttaaattattgttttctagtcttttttgcttttttaaaaatttttctttatgttttttcctttttaccgGTCTTCCTTTGAGCTAATGAGGGTACCGCAGCACCCCTGGTGACCCCCATGCGTACACCTATGAGTACATTAAGTTGTTCATTTCAAAGTTGGAAAGAAGTGTAAATTttctgttgtttatttatttacttatttattggtGCTTTCAATGTTCgctttatgtttgtatttccgtttttaaacattttagattGTTATTTTGCTCTTCTGGATAAGTAGAAATGGTGGAGCTTGATTTTATTGTTAGTTCAATATAGgtgcaagggtgcccatatagggggctcaagccccccccccctagaaattaaaacttccttgctttcagtactttttttctttgcaaaaatgtaaaaacatttcttctccagccattaatgaataatttattaaaaatgtcaaactttaataactctctaaactgtactgaaatcggtttctatggggaaaatatcctgcttaaccacggggaaaatatctgagcccccccttaaaattttgcatatgggcgcccttgtatagGTGTTCTTGTTTCTTATTGGTCTATTCATTAAGCTTCTCATTGATTGCTAGTCTGACTATTTAAGTCTTTTCTGTTTCTAACTCTTTGCCTTTGTTGGATGTCTGTACAGACATCTACTAACATCGTCTTGCATTGATAAAGGTTTCTTATCTCTTGCTATACattatgatgaatattttaataatgtatttatttgtttgtttcagatTTAGAAGCAAGGgagaaaaatgctgaaaattataAGGAAGTTGATCCTGCAGTAAAGCTGAGAGAAGAAGTAAGTTACATTAATTGatctaaaaagttaaataattccCAACCCATGTTCCAGTTATTGTTGTGTGAGGCATAGGCTTTGATCGTCTTGTAAAGGATAAATATgtatatctatataaataaaacagaatatatgtgtatatacatgtgtgtgtgtatatgaatTTCCCCTATACAAATTTACAGTTTACGCCAGATCGTGACCAAATTtgacagggaggtacttgggtacccaagaaggaacgtaggggggtttaaaaacgccaaaaaagtactgaacctttcaagttttaatttttgggcCAGAAAATGGCATTAAACGGCTCTTCTACCCGGAATAATTATCCGAGTTTCTTAATTCAGGAAAACTTGGAAAGTAGATCGTCTGTTAGTTTAGGTTGCCGACCACTGTCTTAGACATTTAAAATgtgagatagagagagagagagagaaagagaaatcttgctctctctctctctctgtgcaCTGTTGATTTCTCATGCCTAGGATGGTGATACAAGTCTAATATCAAATGATTCTAAGACTCTGGtaaaatgttgaacatttttaCCAGAACATTGCTGCTCTGGTAAAATGTTGTGAGTGGCAGAATGCTCTGAAATGTTGCAAGTttctcaaacttaaaatttttttcattatttttggccTGTCTTCAAATTTGGACAAtcgtatcattttcttttttttttctgcacactTAATCTATTTTAGTACGCAAAAGTTTATCATTTACTAAAACCTTGtgaaatattccattttttaaaaatattcgctAAGGTCTACCATTTttgtaaaaacactttaaattaaaaaattcatatatttttttgggTGCTTTTCAAATGTGTTAACACATTAGGTCCGAGAAGCAGTTCGTAAATTTTTGTTGctataaacattaaaattttcctaGAGCTGTATTCCTTGCAATTTACAGCTTTCTAACCAGGTGATTTAGCATCCTCCATAAAGCATTATGTAATTTCTTTTCGAAAAATGAATAACCCGGCAAATCTTGATTAAACTATCTTAAATACTCAGTTTTAAGtcaaaatggtataaatatttattcatttaagaaattttaagtatttgtaaaaatgtttttatcatgagtgttactttgtttcctaaataaaggGTAAACTTTacgaaaaaaacatattaaattaaacatgtaatattttcattgcaattaccatgaatacctcaaaaatttcaatattgaaaccaatttttaaagcttcaagaaaaagtttattaatacaaaatctaaattttagcTTTAGAAACACTCATGAGAGATGAACTCAGTAAACTATAAATTGTAGAGTTTTGGCagtcatttttctaaaatatgtagttGTTTGAATACCATATCTTAATTGAGAATTAGTCTTTCCTTAACAAcacacaaattttgtttttgaaaacattaacttAGTGTCAGTGTTCACTCTTCAATTTtaaaggtaacactcatgagatttaTAGAAGAATTCTTTACTGGAATAAATTCTAttggtgtttttcaaaatttaattaggtCTTTTGTTTccttaacaaaaaatacattactgcCTAATTGCATATTTCTGTAtgtaaaaaaattacgaaataaatGGGTAACTTTAATGAGAGATGATTGAAATATTCTTCCCCTTGAATTGTACATTTCAATATACAATATATAAGGAATAAATATATCTGTTTTTAGACTTACACATtctaagaagaaacaaatatGGCTCCGCTAACACTGCTGCTAACTACGATTAATAGATATTTTgcacgtaaaaaaaatttaattccctggggtaacactcatgagttgCACATAAGGACacaaactgcattgaaattttaaactgttagatgAGCAGTTCAGTAAATCAATTTCAGCTGTGTATAGGTACCATTTATTGCTTCCTTATTcaatgcataaaaagtaaaaaagctgcTTGAAAGCGTACAAAAAAGATTTAGGAAATATGAATTTTCTAGTCAGGACAAGAAAATTTCCGTTATTAGCTAAACTAAAGCAATAGAAAAGGCTTATTAATCTACgatcatgaagaaaaaaaagcactgaaTGCAATGAATTAAGTGTAAATCAATGGCTTAGTACATGCTTTCGCAAtgccaataataaaaaaaaatcataattttatcaacataaaaaagAACAGATAAAGTCAGGATACCAAACTgtcaatcgttttgaaaatcacccttTTGCTTAGAAAGTATAGATTATTAATTTATgtcagaaaattttcattcttcttcttattattattacttttattattattggtTTAATTATCTTGTTAAATTCATTATTTGTAGATTGAAAGATTGAGGAAGGAAGGCTCAAAGCTACTGGAACAAGAAAAAGAATTATTGAGACAAGAAATTGAAAGAGAGAGATTTGGTAAATATAAGTTTTGTTtcttgtgtatatgtgtgagtgttgctgtacattttttaaaatgtttttaattcatgTTCCTTTAAATTGGTTAAACATTTAATGAATATTATTCTTTTAGTAAtaagaaaaagtgttttaaaatgtttcaataacttctttctttctttttttttttttccttttctccttttttttttttggattctaatTTTTAAAGGAACAGATTTTTCTAAATGTGTGAATTATGATTACACTacgcataatttttcaaaaagtttgtcCATTGTCGTATTTTTAAGTTCTAAACAGGGCCTGATTATGTGAAAGAATTATTTAATTATACCAAGGTTAGTTTTAGGGTCCCTAAAAGTGTAGTTtagcctttattattattatcatcactaAATGTAagaattttgtgaataaaatattgtagacaatatttatttattctattcgATTAAAATACTGAATAATAATTatgaatttggcaatttttaaaaatagttaaatgacCTTGTGTACATTCAATCAAACTCTTGTTATTTCCCTTGACAATTAGTCCATAGTTAATCGGGCCCTTAATACTgaatctcttcttttttttctattccaaaaaaACGTATTTCTAGTTATATTTTCTAGTAAATATGTGAAGTGTACACATATTATTTTAGAAAACTCTTATTGGATGACTTATACATTAAAGCAGTTAATATACActggttgaaaaacaaaaaatgatttcttcGTTCCGATGCGTCAATGGCTGACTTTTTCAAGAGTTTAAAGGTAAGAACGAAATTTAATACTTGTAACGGAAAGACTCGAGAAAAATCAGAGCCTTTACTGGTTATACTTGTACGTTTCCACCAATCATGGTAATTTAATTGAAAACAACTTTACAAAACTGctgtttctgaaaaataaaagaaatactaGCTATGTCACCCGATTTTGCActgtccacctcgaaaataaaagttatgtcaagtgatgcgtgtttaacaatcagacttgaaacaaaaaaaaaaaaagacacagtaAAACTTTGtggcaaattttggaaaaataaccaaaaagtaaacattttaaatcctcttattacaggagaagcctttaaaaccaaaccgagaattttatttgctcatattcgagacaaaaaatggcaacagatctttcgtctcaatgattttctttacccTGTAAATTATAATggaagcattgttgcggaaagttgagatgaagcactgaataataatttgaatggaggaaagtcttcaaaaaatagggattttatttcgaaatctaagtgtcataaatagtagtttttaattgatgtctccgccagttattatcggaggattatgttaaatagccaaacatgggGACGGGAAGATTGCGAATCCATCaatggtttgatggtcagttcaaTGTCGTTTGgggaagaaacttggacatagatacataggtacatacgctcagtttttaactaTATAGGATAATCACAGAGTTTCAGGATACTAAAGccattcatttccatttttctttcctttagaccgattttttttttttttaatttttgagttcTAATATCAAGCTTTAGTTCAAGAAAACACATTGGCATCttcagtattatttattttttgcttgccTTATAATTTATACTTTCTTCTTTGAGAGTACACTAAAATCTGCtaccataattcatttttttttaaatcttttatcaGGAATGAAAACCAAGAAATCTCACCTTTCCCCTCCCGAGTCAttctttttctataaaaattctCTGTATTTAAGTAATAATTCTTTTCATAGGCAAGTAAGATCAATTATTTTCGCAGTTAAAATGTTGTAGTAAGGTCATCTGTAgcaattgcaaacaaaattatAACGTTCTGAAGCATAGTTACTtaagtaatattttgtttttaaaacaatttttgtgtatacTTAAGGACTTCGTATCTTGTTGATAACAGGCACACAACTGCAAGAAAATGTTGCTGCACAACAACGAGAAAATGCTGTTTTGCCTAGgttaaaggtaatttttttccctttgcacctaagattttgttttatttatttatttattttttggagataactttaaatttaagtttttatagaAAATCAACTATGAATTACAAAATTccttatgtattaaaaaa
Encoded proteins:
- the LOC129220119 gene encoding dnaJ homolog subfamily C member 17-like; translation: MDDLMKSDLYELLNISITAEEKEIKKAYRKKALTCHPDKNPDNPKAAELFQQLSKALEILLDSSARAAYDKVLNARKASQIRNKELDSKRRKLKEDLEAREKNAENYKEVDPAVKLREEIERLRKEGSKLLEQEKELLRQEIERERFGTQLQENVAAQQRENAVLPRLKYSIILIALYKENVNKEVLLKILTFRCVNII